The Anoxybacillus flavithermus genome has a segment encoding these proteins:
- a CDS encoding nicotinate phosphoribosyltransferase (catalyzes the formation of 5-phospho-alpha-D-ribose 1-diphosphate and nicotinate from nicotinate D-ribonucleotide and diphosphate), with amino-acid sequence MKEIELKLQGKIKRLTNKTFKFDERVRDGWFSAVYFLKTREIVKEFRPNNIVTMQFFQKEHAVLCGTDEVIALLHTFADEPEKLEIYSLKDGDKISPFETVLTITGPYQNFGYLEGIIDGILARRTSVATNVYNVVKAAALSGVQKPVIFMGDRDDHFMMQAGDGYAAFIGGSTAQATHAMNEWWGKQGMGTMPHALIQLFDGDVVAAAKAYHAKYPDDDLIVLVDYNNDCITDALKVAREFGDKLKAVRVDTSRTMIDQYFIRHPEVLGTFDPRGVNPPLIFALREALDREGFEHVKIVVSGGFNEQRIIEFEKQGVPVDMYGVGSSLLKVHIGFTGDNVLLNGKHQAKAGRRYRPNPRLEKVEYTPQ; translated from the coding sequence ATGAAGGAAATCGAATTGAAATTACAAGGGAAAATTAAGCGATTAACAAATAAAACGTTTAAATTTGATGAGCGTGTGCGAGATGGCTGGTTTTCAGCCGTATATTTTTTGAAAACGCGTGAAATCGTTAAGGAATTTCGTCCGAATAATATCGTCACGATGCAATTTTTTCAAAAAGAACATGCTGTCTTATGTGGAACGGATGAGGTGATTGCGTTATTGCATACGTTTGCTGATGAGCCGGAAAAATTAGAAATTTATTCATTGAAAGACGGCGATAAAATTAGCCCGTTTGAGACAGTGCTTACGATTACAGGGCCGTATCAAAATTTTGGGTATTTAGAAGGCATTATTGATGGCATTTTAGCGCGCCGAACATCTGTGGCAACAAATGTGTACAATGTAGTTAAAGCGGCTGCATTATCTGGTGTACAAAAGCCGGTCATTTTTATGGGAGATCGGGATGATCATTTTATGATGCAAGCTGGTGATGGATACGCTGCGTTTATTGGGGGTTCCACCGCACAAGCGACACATGCGATGAACGAGTGGTGGGGAAAACAAGGCATGGGGACGATGCCGCATGCCCTCATTCAATTGTTTGATGGTGACGTTGTTGCGGCAGCAAAAGCGTATCATGCGAAGTATCCAGATGATGATTTAATTGTTCTTGTAGACTACAACAACGACTGTATTACAGATGCGCTGAAAGTGGCCCGTGAATTTGGCGATAAGCTAAAAGCCGTTCGTGTCGATACGTCTCGGACGATGATCGATCAATATTTTATTCGTCATCCAGAAGTACTTGGCACATTTGACCCACGTGGCGTCAATCCACCACTTATTTTTGCTTTACGTGAAGCGCTTGATCGCGAAGGATTTGAACATGTTAAAATCGTTGTTAGTGGCGGTTTTAATGAGCAACGTATTATCGAGTTTGAAAAACAAGGTGTACCAGTCGATATGTACGGTGTGGGAAGTAGTTTGTTAAAGGTGCACATTGGTTTCACCGGAGACAATGTGTTATTAAATGGAAAACATCAAGCAAAAGCCGGTCGGCGTTATCGGCCAAATCCGCGCCTTGAAAAAGTGGAGTATACGCCTCAGTAA
- a CDS encoding UDP-N-acetylmuramate--L-alanine ligase yields MTIYHFVGIKGTGMSALAQVLHDMKCVVQGSDYDKRFFTQEALEARGIPIFPFSAQNIRGNMVVIAGNAFPDTHEEIVAARELGVPVIRYHQFLGDFLQKFTSIAVTGAHGKTSTTGLLAHVMQGAKPTSYLIGDGSGKGREGSEYFVFEACEYRRHFLAYSPDYAIMTNIDFDHPDYFANIEDVFSAFQQMAWQVKKGIIACGDDEYLQKIQAKVPVVFYGFGEDNDFQARNIVKTPEGTSFDVFVRHTFFASFHIPRYGDHNVLNALAVIALCHYEGIDVNIIRERLKTFPGVKRRFHEKMLGSQVLIDDYAHHPTEIRATIEAARQKYPERQIVAIFQPHTYTRTQTFLDEFAESLSLADAVYLCDIFSSAREHQGKLSIEDLRAKIEGAKLLDEEQVDVLKQHDNAVLIFMGAGDIQKFQEKYEQSVHV; encoded by the coding sequence ATGACTATTTACCATTTTGTCGGCATTAAAGGAACTGGAATGAGTGCACTCGCACAAGTATTACATGATATGAAATGTGTCGTACAAGGGTCAGACTATGATAAGCGATTTTTTACGCAAGAAGCTTTAGAAGCACGTGGGATACCGATTTTTCCATTTAGTGCTCAAAATATTAGGGGAAATATGGTTGTGATTGCTGGTAACGCCTTTCCTGATACACATGAAGAAATCGTAGCCGCTCGCGAACTTGGGGTACCCGTCATTCGTTACCATCAGTTTTTAGGTGATTTTTTACAAAAATTCACAAGTATCGCTGTGACAGGCGCTCATGGAAAAACATCAACAACTGGGTTGCTTGCTCATGTCATGCAAGGAGCGAAACCAACATCATATTTAATTGGCGATGGTTCCGGAAAGGGAAGGGAAGGAAGCGAATATTTTGTATTTGAAGCGTGCGAATATCGCCGTCATTTTTTAGCATATTCCCCTGATTATGCGATTATGACGAATATTGATTTTGATCATCCGGATTACTTTGCAAACATTGAAGATGTGTTTTCAGCATTTCAACAAATGGCGTGGCAAGTGAAAAAAGGAATTATCGCCTGTGGGGATGATGAGTATTTACAAAAAATTCAAGCGAAAGTTCCTGTCGTTTTTTACGGGTTCGGTGAAGATAATGATTTCCAAGCGCGAAATATTGTAAAAACACCAGAAGGGACATCGTTTGATGTATTTGTGCGCCACACCTTTTTCGCATCTTTCCATATTCCGAGGTATGGCGATCACAACGTGCTAAACGCGCTTGCTGTCATTGCGCTTTGCCATTACGAAGGAATTGACGTAAACATCATTCGAGAGCGATTAAAAACATTCCCTGGTGTGAAACGTCGCTTTCATGAAAAAATGCTTGGTTCACAAGTGCTTATTGATGATTATGCGCATCATCCGACTGAAATACGTGCAACGATCGAAGCAGCAAGACAAAAGTATCCAGAGCGTCAAATTGTTGCGATTTTTCAACCGCACACATACACGCGTACACAAACATTTTTAGATGAATTTGCTGAAAGTTTATCGTTAGCTGATGCGGTATATTTGTGCGATATTTTTAGCTCTGCTCGTGAGCATCAAGGGAAATTATCTATCGAGGATTTGCGTGCTAAAATCGAAGGGGCAAAGCTTTTAGACGAGGAGCAAGTCGATGTATTAAAGCAACATGATAACGCTGTGCTTATTTTTATGGGAGCAGGCGATATTCAAAAATTTCAAGAAAAATATGAACAGTCGGTTCATGTATAA